From one Amycolatopsis sp. FDAARGOS 1241 genomic stretch:
- a CDS encoding SGNH/GDSL hydrolase family protein — protein MAVLRFLLFAALAPVLVVQALRTRRGTPRLPGAGGPASGVTGTGPDFRLAVLGESTVDGVGARTHEEGLTGRLAELIAGGGLRVRWQAVGRPGASAAVVRRELVHRLAPADLVVIALGVNDTLELHSAARFRRDLLGVVVDVRRRLGPVPVVLAGVPPMGNFPALPRPLRDVLAARSAALDRAAAELARLPGVTYVAMAPGLLHDGTFAEDRFHPGPVGYREWAAALVAGSPAVTATTRPEEPSRLS, from the coding sequence ATGGCAGTTCTCCGCTTCCTCCTGTTCGCCGCGCTGGCCCCGGTCCTGGTGGTGCAAGCCCTGCGCACCCGCCGCGGCACGCCCCGCCTGCCCGGTGCCGGCGGCCCGGCTTCGGGCGTCACCGGCACCGGCCCGGACTTCCGGCTCGCCGTGCTGGGCGAGTCCACTGTGGACGGTGTCGGCGCGCGCACTCACGAGGAGGGGCTGACGGGCCGGCTCGCCGAGCTGATCGCTGGCGGTGGGCTCCGGGTCCGGTGGCAAGCGGTCGGCCGGCCCGGGGCGTCGGCCGCCGTCGTGAGGCGGGAGCTGGTCCACCGGCTGGCGCCCGCGGACCTCGTCGTCATCGCGCTCGGGGTGAACGACACCCTCGAGCTGCACTCGGCGGCGCGGTTCCGGCGAGACCTGCTCGGCGTGGTCGTCGACGTGCGGCGCCGGCTCGGGCCGGTACCGGTGGTGCTCGCGGGAGTGCCGCCGATGGGGAACTTCCCGGCGTTGCCGCGGCCGCTGCGGGACGTGCTGGCCGCGCGGTCGGCCGCGCTGGACCGGGCGGCGGCGGAGCTCGCGCGGCTGCCGGGGGTCACGTACGTGGCGATGGCGCCGGGTCTGCTGCACGACGGGACCTTCGCCGAGGACCGGTTCCACCCCGGGCCCGTGGGGTACCGCGAGTGGGCGGCCGCGCTCGTCGCCGGTTCACCCGCCGTCACGGCTACCACGCGTCCGGAGGAGCCGAGCCGGCTCAGCTGA
- a CDS encoding CHAT domain-containing protein: MIAEASDLYARGRAAAFDQRPAVAVRLFRKALTRIAREEELAPVLLEVQVRALISLGAAEAEVRSTEAGLARLEAAEAARLRLPGGEPSAELGLIVNLQRAVVVMRAGRFAEALALYDSVMPHLEAEAGDDRLLLVRTLNNRALVHMAMNNPEAAEADLLRALDLAVEFGHPRLEGKIRQNLGDHAQLVGDVPRALSHYEQAARILVTESPGSLPLVRLDQARALLTAGLGEEAARHLDEALPQLRANGSGQHIAEAEVARAAAALLEGDFALARKVASDARRRFLRRGNTTWAEIAGLARLRADAHKVLTTRDARSTPRLPAELVALAERLGALGVRDEGAVARLLAVRLLLRRREIDEAAQVLARVPKPRATTPIDHRMLFRLCRAELAVATDRPRSALAQARAGLRELGMIRDRMGGLDLVCGTAVHGEELGRLALRLVLRRARNNAAGARRMFAWLERTRAQVYRYEPLPVIEDPVLSKHITEMRHLQRTIQRARLEGEPVKTLEQRYSALQQEASRLGWYTSPWGRPRPVATPDEVVEHLGDRVLVSLVPYNGQLYSVVVDRGSFRLLKLGPHDDIVETAKQLHADLDALAPDHLPRMLAETVAASAVRRADKLDALISASLVKTLGDRELVIVPIGQLYAMPWGALPSLRGHPVSIAPSATAWIAAERAADTGPVLLAGGPGVPGAVGEVSKLRSVYPDARLVEGTDATSATVLQALDGTRLAHLVAHGAHEPANALFSRLELVDGPLFAHETARLARPPARVVLAACELAMSHIRPGEEALGFAGTLLASGSHTVIGAVARVGDRAAADTMADLHRRLAVGTPPALALAEAIAVDPLRRPFVCLGAG; encoded by the coding sequence GTGATCGCGGAGGCGAGCGACCTGTACGCGCGGGGCCGCGCGGCCGCGTTCGACCAGCGGCCGGCTGTCGCCGTGCGCTTGTTCCGAAAGGCTCTGACCCGCATCGCCCGCGAGGAGGAGCTCGCTCCCGTCCTGCTGGAGGTGCAGGTCCGTGCGCTCATCAGCCTGGGCGCCGCCGAAGCCGAGGTGAGGTCGACCGAAGCCGGCCTCGCGCGCCTGGAAGCGGCGGAGGCCGCCCGGCTGCGGCTGCCCGGCGGTGAGCCGAGCGCCGAGCTGGGGCTGATCGTCAACCTGCAGCGGGCCGTCGTGGTGATGCGTGCCGGCCGGTTCGCGGAGGCTCTCGCGCTCTACGACTCCGTGATGCCGCACCTCGAAGCGGAGGCCGGCGACGACCGGCTGCTGCTCGTGCGCACGCTCAACAACCGCGCGCTCGTGCACATGGCGATGAACAACCCGGAAGCCGCGGAGGCGGACCTGCTGCGCGCGCTCGACCTGGCGGTCGAGTTCGGCCACCCGCGGCTCGAGGGCAAGATCAGGCAGAACCTCGGTGACCACGCCCAGCTCGTGGGAGACGTGCCCCGGGCGCTGTCCCACTACGAGCAGGCCGCGCGCATCCTGGTCACGGAATCACCCGGGTCGCTGCCGCTGGTCCGGCTCGACCAGGCGCGAGCGCTGCTCACCGCGGGGCTCGGCGAGGAAGCCGCTCGGCACCTCGACGAGGCGCTCCCGCAGCTGCGCGCCAACGGCTCGGGCCAGCACATCGCCGAAGCCGAAGTCGCGCGCGCGGCCGCCGCGCTGCTGGAGGGGGACTTCGCGCTGGCGCGCAAGGTCGCCTCCGACGCCCGGCGCCGGTTCCTGCGCCGGGGCAACACGACGTGGGCCGAGATCGCGGGACTGGCGCGGCTGCGTGCCGACGCGCACAAGGTCCTCACCACCCGCGACGCCCGGTCGACGCCCCGGCTGCCCGCCGAGCTCGTGGCGCTGGCCGAACGCCTGGGCGCACTGGGGGTGCGCGACGAGGGGGCCGTCGCGCGGCTGCTGGCCGTGCGGCTCCTGCTGCGGCGCCGGGAGATCGACGAGGCCGCGCAGGTGCTCGCGCGCGTGCCGAAGCCGCGGGCGACGACGCCGATCGACCACCGGATGCTGTTCCGGCTCTGCCGCGCGGAGCTGGCCGTGGCGACCGACCGGCCGCGGTCCGCCCTGGCGCAGGCCCGCGCCGGCCTGCGGGAACTCGGTATGATCCGCGACCGCATGGGCGGGCTCGACCTGGTGTGCGGCACGGCCGTGCACGGCGAGGAGCTCGGCCGGCTCGCGCTGCGGCTCGTGCTGCGCCGCGCCCGGAACAACGCCGCGGGAGCGCGCCGGATGTTCGCGTGGCTCGAGCGCACGCGCGCGCAGGTCTACCGCTACGAACCGCTGCCGGTGATCGAGGATCCGGTGCTGTCCAAGCACATCACGGAGATGCGGCACTTGCAGCGCACGATCCAAAGGGCGCGACTCGAGGGCGAACCGGTGAAGACGCTGGAGCAGCGCTACTCCGCGCTGCAGCAGGAGGCGAGCCGGCTCGGCTGGTACACGAGCCCGTGGGGCCGGCCCCGGCCCGTCGCGACGCCGGACGAGGTCGTCGAGCACCTCGGCGACCGGGTGCTCGTGAGCCTGGTGCCGTACAACGGGCAGCTGTACTCCGTGGTCGTCGACCGGGGGTCGTTCCGGCTGCTGAAGCTCGGTCCCCACGACGACATCGTCGAAACGGCGAAGCAGCTGCACGCCGACCTCGACGCCCTCGCGCCCGACCACCTGCCACGGATGCTCGCGGAGACGGTGGCCGCCTCCGCCGTCCGCCGCGCCGACAAGCTCGACGCGCTGATCTCCGCGTCGCTGGTCAAGACGCTCGGCGACCGCGAGCTCGTGATCGTCCCCATCGGGCAGCTGTACGCGATGCCGTGGGGCGCGCTGCCTTCGTTGCGCGGGCACCCGGTGTCGATCGCGCCGTCGGCCACGGCGTGGATCGCGGCCGAACGCGCCGCCGACACTGGTCCGGTGCTGCTCGCGGGCGGCCCCGGCGTGCCCGGCGCCGTGGGCGAGGTGAGCAAGCTGCGCTCGGTCTACCCGGACGCCCGGCTCGTCGAGGGCACCGACGCCACGAGCGCCACCGTCCTGCAGGCGCTCGACGGCACGCGCCTCGCGCACCTCGTCGCGCACGGGGCGCACGAGCCCGCCAATGCCCTGTTCTCCCGCCTGGAACTCGTCGACGGCCCGCTGTTCGCCCACGAAACCGCCCGCCTCGCGCGGCCCCCGGCGCGCGTGGTGCTGGCCGCTTGCGAGCTCGCCATGAGCCACATCCGGCCGGGTGAGGAAGCTCTCGGCTTCGCCGGCACGCTGCTCGCGAGCGGCTCCCACACCGTCATCGGCGCGGTCGCCCGCGTCGGCGATCGCGCGGCGGCCGACACCATGGCCGACCTGCACCGCCGCCTCGCCGTCGGCACACCCCCGGCGCTGGCGCTGGCCGAAGCGATCGCCGTCGACCCCTTGCGGCGCCCGTTCGTCTGCCTCGGCGCGGGTTAG
- a CDS encoding ABC transporter permease — protein MTATRTRPAVAPRSHALVGTWHLTRLALRRDRVLLPIWIVLLSVVPAGTVSSYNQFYPDAASRAALTAGAAANPSFSLLYGPAFDLTTAGGFIAWRLGGFLALLIGLMAVFTVTRHTRAEEDTGRAELLASTVVGRYAALTAAVAVSGAASLLIGLIQVATMISAKLPAAGALAFGAGTAGAGLVFTAVAAVAVQLAEYSRTANGIGTAVIGVAFLLRGAGDSTSDARWLSWLSPIGWAQQTRPFAGERWWVLLLALAATVVLGAVGYALLPRRDVGTGLVPPRPGRPAAKPSLRSAFALAWRLQRGPLLGWVIGFAVGGALFGSIASGISGLVGDTEQTRQIFERLGGSDAIVDAFLAAMVSMFAMLSSLYGVQATLRMRSEETGVRFEPLLATRVSRLRLVASHLVFAYAGTALLVLVGGVFMGISHGLRSGATVGSAVGDLLTAVLVQVPATWVIVSVCVLLFGVLPRFTGLAWAAGALGLLISLFGPVVNAPQAVLDVSPFQHPPKIPGAPFTATPLGWLLAVAVVALVAGLAGWRRRDVG, from the coding sequence GTGACCGCCACCCGCACCCGGCCGGCGGTGGCCCCGCGCAGCCACGCGCTGGTCGGCACCTGGCACCTCACGCGCCTGGCTCTGCGCCGCGACCGCGTGCTCCTGCCGATCTGGATCGTGCTGCTCAGCGTCGTCCCGGCGGGCACCGTGTCGAGCTACAACCAGTTCTACCCGGACGCCGCCAGCCGCGCCGCCCTCACCGCCGGGGCTGCGGCGAACCCGTCGTTCTCGCTGCTCTACGGTCCGGCCTTCGACCTCACGACGGCGGGCGGTTTCATCGCCTGGCGCCTGGGCGGGTTCCTCGCACTGCTCATCGGGCTGATGGCCGTTTTCACCGTCACCCGGCACACGCGCGCCGAGGAGGACACCGGCCGTGCCGAGCTGCTGGCGTCCACTGTGGTCGGTCGCTACGCGGCGCTGACGGCGGCCGTCGCCGTGTCCGGCGCAGCGAGCCTGCTCATCGGCCTGATCCAGGTCGCCACGATGATCAGCGCGAAGCTGCCGGCTGCCGGTGCGCTCGCCTTCGGCGCGGGCACGGCCGGCGCGGGCCTGGTCTTCACGGCCGTCGCCGCGGTCGCCGTGCAGCTCGCCGAGTACTCGCGCACCGCCAACGGCATCGGCACCGCGGTGATCGGCGTCGCCTTCCTGCTGCGTGGCGCGGGCGACTCGACGTCCGACGCGCGCTGGCTCTCGTGGCTCTCGCCGATCGGCTGGGCGCAGCAAACGCGCCCGTTCGCCGGCGAACGCTGGTGGGTGCTCCTGCTTGCGCTGGCGGCCACCGTCGTCCTCGGCGCCGTCGGCTACGCGCTCCTGCCGCGCCGCGACGTCGGCACGGGCCTGGTGCCGCCGCGGCCCGGCCGGCCGGCGGCGAAACCGTCGCTGCGCTCGGCGTTCGCGCTCGCGTGGCGGCTGCAGCGCGGTCCGTTGCTGGGCTGGGTCATCGGCTTCGCCGTCGGCGGCGCACTGTTCGGTTCGATCGCGAGCGGGATCTCCGGCCTCGTCGGCGACACCGAGCAGACGCGCCAGATCTTCGAGCGGCTCGGCGGTTCCGACGCGATCGTCGACGCGTTCCTCGCCGCGATGGTGAGCATGTTCGCCATGCTCAGCTCGCTCTACGGCGTGCAGGCGACGCTGCGGATGCGCAGCGAGGAGACGGGAGTGCGCTTCGAACCGCTGCTGGCCACCCGCGTCAGCCGGCTGCGGCTGGTCGCGAGCCACCTCGTGTTCGCCTACGCCGGCACGGCGCTGCTCGTGCTCGTCGGCGGCGTGTTCATGGGGATCTCGCACGGCCTGCGCTCGGGCGCGACGGTCGGCTCCGCGGTCGGCGACCTGCTCACGGCCGTGCTGGTCCAGGTGCCGGCGACGTGGGTGATCGTGTCGGTGTGCGTGCTGCTGTTCGGTGTGCTGCCCCGCTTCACCGGCCTCGCGTGGGCAGCCGGCGCGCTGGGACTGCTGATCAGCCTGTTCGGCCCGGTCGTGAACGCGCCGCAGGCCGTGCTCGACGTCTCGCCCTTCCAGCACCCGCCGAAGATCCCCGGCGCACCGTTCACCGCGACCCCGCTGGGGTGGCTGCTCGCGGTCGCCGTGGTGGCGCTCGTCGCCGGACTGGCGGGCTGGCGCCGCCGCGACGTCGGCTGA
- a CDS encoding MFS transporter, whose amino-acid sequence MATRRGGLLRKADFRRLWTADVLSQVGSRVDFLVAIPLPAAIALSASVFEVSLLRTLATLPYLVLGLQVGAWCDRVRQRPVLIATDLGRVVLIGSIPVAALRGALTLWHLYAVVLLAGVCGVFFDVAHQTYVPHLVAKAELPEANAKLWTNASIAALAGPSAAGVIIQYLGYAGAMALDALSYLWSALWLRRVETPDAPGERSGRRLRHEIAEGLKAVLGDGFVRASTLHGTVTGLFQAMYLAINVVFLVRESASHRSRSAP is encoded by the coding sequence GTGGCCACCCGCCGCGGTGGCCTGTTGCGCAAAGCGGATTTCCGGCGGCTCTGGACCGCCGACGTGCTGAGCCAGGTCGGCAGTCGCGTCGACTTCCTGGTGGCGATTCCGCTGCCGGCGGCCATCGCCCTGTCGGCTTCGGTCTTCGAGGTCTCGCTGCTGCGGACTCTCGCGACGCTGCCCTACCTCGTGCTCGGCCTGCAGGTCGGCGCGTGGTGCGACCGCGTCCGGCAGCGGCCCGTCCTCATCGCCACCGACCTCGGTCGCGTGGTGCTCATCGGCTCGATCCCCGTCGCGGCGCTCCGCGGGGCGCTCACGCTCTGGCACTTGTACGCCGTGGTCCTGCTCGCGGGTGTGTGCGGGGTGTTCTTCGACGTCGCGCACCAGACGTACGTGCCGCACCTCGTCGCCAAAGCCGAACTGCCCGAGGCCAACGCGAAACTGTGGACCAACGCGTCGATCGCCGCGCTCGCCGGGCCCAGCGCGGCGGGCGTGATCATCCAGTACCTGGGTTACGCGGGCGCGATGGCCCTCGATGCCCTGTCCTACCTGTGGTCCGCGCTGTGGCTGCGGCGCGTCGAAACCCCCGACGCGCCCGGCGAACGCAGCGGCCGCCGGCTGCGCCACGAGATCGCGGAGGGCCTGAAAGCCGTGCTCGGCGACGGGTTCGTGCGGGCGAGCACGCTCCACGGCACCGTCACGGGGCTGTTCCAGGCGATGTACCTGGCGATCAACGTCGTGTTCCTCGTCCGCGAATCGGCCTCTCACCGGTCGAGATCGGCGCCTTGA
- a CDS encoding TetR/AcrR family transcriptional regulator, with product MGSRQDLVAAAAKVMREQGYAHATTKAIAQTAGYSEALLYKHFKDKTELFLAVLSEELPALGPTARHLADHAADAALEENLTELARTALEFYRASFPISVSIFSSRELLRTHRAALDAGHGPEVPITFVAGYLRAEADLGRIPESTDLEAAARLLLGACFQQAFLDSFEDRDSGPVIAGRVAKALIAGL from the coding sequence ATGGGCAGCCGGCAGGACCTCGTCGCCGCCGCGGCGAAGGTGATGCGCGAACAGGGTTACGCGCACGCCACCACCAAAGCCATCGCGCAGACCGCCGGCTACTCGGAAGCCTTGCTGTACAAGCACTTCAAGGACAAGACGGAGCTGTTCCTGGCCGTCTTGAGCGAGGAACTGCCCGCACTCGGCCCCACCGCCCGGCACCTCGCGGACCACGCCGCCGACGCGGCACTGGAGGAGAACCTGACGGAACTGGCCCGCACCGCGCTCGAGTTCTACCGCGCGAGCTTCCCCATTTCCGTCTCGATCTTCTCTTCGCGCGAACTGCTGCGCACCCACCGCGCCGCGCTCGATGCCGGCCACGGGCCGGAGGTGCCCATCACGTTCGTCGCCGGCTACCTGCGGGCGGAAGCCGACCTCGGCCGCATCCCGGAGTCCACCGACCTCGAAGCCGCCGCGCGCCTGCTGCTGGGCGCCTGTTTCCAGCAGGCGTTCCTGGACTCGTTCGAGGACCGCGACAGCGGCCCGGTGATCGCCGGGCGTGTGGCGAAAGCGCTGATCGCCGGGCTCTAG
- a CDS encoding MFS transporter, whose amino-acid sequence MSTLALTGALVASVLARRLASRFGAARALCGAAVVYGGSFLCYAFTTPGWGLTWYVVGGVGTSFGISLVNVYCVSFRQAVTPRRLLGRVTSVSTTLIRGTTPLGILLGGVLAGVTSLRATLCVVGAGLLLSTGILLASPLRKLRDLPD is encoded by the coding sequence TTGAGCACGCTGGCGCTCACCGGCGCATTGGTCGCGAGCGTGCTCGCGCGGCGGCTGGCGAGCCGCTTCGGCGCGGCCCGGGCGCTGTGCGGCGCGGCCGTCGTCTACGGCGGCTCGTTCCTGTGCTACGCGTTCACGACCCCCGGCTGGGGCCTGACCTGGTACGTCGTCGGCGGCGTCGGGACGAGCTTCGGGATCAGCCTGGTCAACGTGTACTGCGTGAGCTTCCGCCAGGCCGTGACGCCGCGCCGGCTGCTCGGGCGGGTCACCTCGGTGTCGACGACGCTGATCCGCGGCACGACCCCGCTCGGCATTCTGCTCGGCGGCGTCCTCGCCGGGGTGACTTCGCTTCGGGCCACGCTGTGCGTCGTCGGCGCCGGGTTGCTGTTGTCCACGGGGATCTTGCTCGCGTCGCCGTTGCGGAAGCTGCGGGACCTGCCGGATTAG
- a CDS encoding ABC transporter ATP-binding protein — MGNAISISGLHKSFGRTKALDGLDLQVPVGEVHGFLGPNGAGKSTTVRVLLGLLHADAGEVRLLGGDPWRDAASLHRRLAYVPGDVNLWPNLSGGEVIDLLGRLRGGLDQKRRQDLIERFDLDPRKKGRTYSKGNRQKVALVAALASTVDLLLLDEPTSGLDPLMEAVFQECIQEEREQGRTVLLSSHLLAEVEALCDKVSIIRSGRTVESGTLAQLRHLTRTSITAELAGPPNGLAKLTDVHDLEVAGNRVRFDVETRSLDDALRHLTQVGVRSLVSRPPTLEELFLRHYSDEAGSRK, encoded by the coding sequence ATGGGAAACGCCATCTCGATCTCCGGCCTGCACAAGTCGTTCGGCCGGACGAAGGCCCTCGACGGCCTCGATCTCCAGGTTCCCGTGGGGGAAGTCCACGGCTTCCTCGGTCCGAACGGTGCCGGGAAGTCCACCACGGTCCGGGTTCTGCTCGGGCTGCTGCACGCCGACGCCGGCGAGGTCCGCCTGCTCGGTGGCGACCCGTGGCGCGATGCCGCGAGCCTGCACCGCCGGCTGGCCTACGTGCCCGGCGACGTCAACCTCTGGCCCAACCTCTCCGGAGGCGAGGTGATCGACCTGCTCGGCCGGCTGCGCGGCGGGCTCGACCAGAAGCGCCGCCAGGACCTCATCGAGCGGTTCGACCTCGACCCGCGCAAGAAGGGGCGCACGTACTCCAAGGGCAACCGGCAGAAGGTCGCACTGGTGGCGGCGCTCGCGTCCACTGTGGACCTGCTGCTGCTCGACGAGCCGACCTCCGGCCTCGACCCGCTCATGGAAGCCGTGTTCCAGGAGTGCATCCAGGAAGAGCGCGAGCAGGGCCGCACCGTGCTGCTCTCCAGCCACCTCCTCGCCGAGGTAGAAGCCTTGTGCGACAAGGTGAGCATCATCCGGAGCGGCCGCACAGTCGAGTCCGGGACACTCGCGCAGCTGCGCCACCTCACGCGTACGTCGATCACCGCCGAGCTGGCCGGCCCGCCGAACGGACTGGCCAAGCTCACCGACGTCCACGACCTCGAGGTGGCCGGCAACCGCGTGCGCTTCGACGTCGAGACGCGCTCGCTCGACGACGCGCTGCGCCACCTCACGCAGGTCGGCGTGCGCAGCCTGGTGAGCCGGCCGCCGACGTTGGAAGAGCTCTTCCTGCGCCACTACTCCGACGAGGCCGGGAGCCGGAAGTGA
- a CDS encoding carboxypeptidase regulatory-like domain-containing protein has product MNDIGVPGSGSALPDDETLLADLSRFLDELDPPPDDLAQRVQFALELENLDVEVARWERLDELAGVRSTATGTITFTVSDLTVMINLTRIGKLHRIDGWLAPAGEYEVEVRVADEGTFSTVADQGGRFVLENVPSGTTQILVHLGEGPRRRTVVTPTVVL; this is encoded by the coding sequence ATGAACGACATCGGCGTGCCTGGAAGCGGCAGCGCGCTGCCGGACGACGAAACGCTGCTCGCCGACCTGAGCCGTTTCCTCGACGAGCTGGATCCGCCGCCGGACGACCTGGCGCAGCGGGTCCAGTTCGCGCTCGAACTCGAGAACCTCGACGTCGAAGTCGCGCGCTGGGAACGGCTCGACGAGCTCGCCGGCGTCCGCAGCACGGCCACGGGCACGATCACCTTCACCGTCAGCGATCTGACGGTGATGATCAACCTGACCCGCATCGGCAAGCTGCACCGGATCGACGGCTGGCTCGCGCCCGCGGGCGAGTACGAGGTGGAGGTGCGCGTGGCCGACGAGGGCACGTTCTCCACCGTCGCCGATCAGGGGGGCCGGTTCGTGCTGGAGAACGTGCCGTCCGGGACCACGCAGATCCTGGTGCACCTCGGTGAGGGACCGCGCCGCCGGACAGTGGTGACTCCGACGGTTGTGCTTTAA
- a CDS encoding NAD(P)-dependent oxidoreductase, translating to MKITVLGASGRIGTLAVRDALARGWHVTAVVRDPARLSVASHPRLDVAVHALDDPALASAVQGRDAVVLALGARDRRPTTVNADGARAVVSALRGSDTRFVAVSAAGLKTDGDGFFTRFLVKPLLGAVLRNGFADLLVMEATIKASDTAWTIVRPPRLTDGPATGRVLVNTAGPVRGSFSISRADVASFLLDAADGTGLVRTTAAIAGR from the coding sequence ATGAAGATCACCGTCCTCGGCGCGAGCGGGCGGATCGGCACCCTGGCCGTGCGCGACGCGCTCGCCCGCGGCTGGCACGTCACGGCCGTGGTGCGCGACCCGGCTCGGCTGTCGGTCGCGAGCCACCCGCGGCTGGACGTGGCCGTCCACGCGCTCGACGACCCGGCGCTCGCGTCGGCGGTCCAGGGCCGCGACGCCGTCGTGCTCGCGCTCGGCGCCCGCGATCGACGGCCCACCACGGTGAACGCCGACGGCGCCCGCGCGGTCGTGTCCGCGCTGCGCGGCTCGGACACGCGGTTCGTCGCCGTCAGCGCCGCCGGTCTCAAGACCGACGGCGACGGCTTCTTCACCCGGTTCCTGGTCAAACCCCTCCTGGGTGCGGTGCTGCGCAACGGGTTCGCTGATCTGCTGGTGATGGAGGCGACGATCAAGGCCTCGGACACGGCGTGGACGATCGTCCGCCCCCCGCGCCTCACCGACGGCCCCGCCACGGGCCGGGTGCTGGTGAACACGGCCGGCCCCGTGCGCGGCAGCTTCAGCATCAGCCGCGCCGACGTGGCCTCGTTCCTTCTCGACGCCGCCGACGGTACCGGCCTGGTCCGCACCACGGCCGCGATCGCCGGCCGATGA
- a CDS encoding TetR/AcrR family transcriptional regulator — MDKPVLRADARRNRARVLAAAEEAFAADGLAVPLDDIARLAGVGAGTVYRHFPSKEALFQAVVLERLAQFAAEARELADAADPGAAFYDYFTRVIKQASLNRAICEALGAASADKADISTEFRDNLTALLERAQAAGAVRADITGDDLRALIVGALAVERYSPGSHHLVRVLLDGLRTV; from the coding sequence GTGGACAAGCCAGTGCTGCGCGCCGACGCGCGGCGGAACCGGGCGCGGGTGCTGGCGGCGGCCGAGGAGGCGTTCGCGGCCGACGGGCTGGCCGTGCCGCTGGACGACATCGCGCGGCTGGCCGGCGTGGGCGCCGGGACGGTCTACCGGCACTTCCCCAGCAAGGAGGCGCTGTTCCAGGCCGTGGTCCTCGAGCGGTTGGCGCAGTTCGCGGCCGAGGCGCGTGAGCTCGCCGACGCGGCGGACCCGGGCGCGGCGTTCTACGACTACTTCACGCGCGTGATCAAGCAGGCCTCCCTCAACCGCGCCATCTGCGAGGCGCTCGGTGCCGCCTCCGCGGACAAGGCCGACATCAGCACGGAGTTCCGCGACAACCTCACGGCGCTGCTCGAGCGTGCCCAGGCCGCGGGCGCCGTGCGCGCGGACATCACCGGCGACGACCTGCGGGCGCTCATCGTCGGCGCCCTCGCCGTGGAGCGGTATTCGCCGGGCAGCCACCACCTCGTGCGTGTGCTGCTCGACGGCCTGCGCACGGTCTAA
- a CDS encoding GbsR/MarR family transcriptional regulator has product MTTPETKRDEDAVRRYVESLGLVLSQIGMQRMAARVFAALMTDDEGQLTAAELATQLSVSPAAISGAVRYLEQVGFVAKVREPGERRDHYKLHDDLWYATFLKRDRLLIMWRDAAEEGIDALGADTPAGKRLAEMQDFLSFVLKEVGSLYDRWHAERAKRQAG; this is encoded by the coding sequence ATGACGACGCCTGAGACCAAGCGTGACGAGGACGCCGTCCGCCGGTACGTCGAGAGCCTGGGCCTGGTGCTCTCGCAGATCGGCATGCAGCGCATGGCCGCGCGCGTGTTCGCGGCCCTCATGACCGACGACGAGGGTCAGCTGACCGCCGCCGAGCTCGCGACGCAGCTGTCGGTGAGTCCCGCCGCGATCTCCGGAGCCGTGCGGTACCTGGAGCAGGTCGGGTTCGTGGCCAAGGTCCGGGAGCCCGGCGAGCGTCGCGACCACTACAAACTGCACGACGACCTCTGGTACGCGACCTTCCTCAAGCGCGACCGCCTGCTGATCATGTGGCGGGACGCGGCCGAGGAGGGCATCGACGCGCTCGGCGCGGACACGCCGGCCGGGAAGCGGCTGGCGGAGATGCAGGACTTCCTGTCGTTCGTGCTCAAGGAGGTCGGCAGCCTCTACGACCGCTGGCACGCGGAGCGGGCCAAGCGCCAGGCCGGCTAG
- a CDS encoding RNA polymerase sigma factor → MTDVQTTEVDPPWEGLTGVDLHAACMEAARAGDRRAMAKLVDELTPLVWHVARANGLDRQIAEDVVQTVWLALFTQLDKLRDPRALAAWLITTTRREAAHPFGRRVQPVPLSDEVAASIESTHPAPEEEAVRADNDRRVWRAFLRLPTRCQELLRLTVLAGRAEYQAVAEAMRMPRGSIGPTRGRCLDSMRDLLAGEGGGR, encoded by the coding sequence GTGACCGACGTGCAAACCACCGAGGTAGACCCGCCATGGGAAGGCCTGACCGGCGTCGACCTGCACGCCGCCTGCATGGAGGCGGCGCGGGCCGGTGACCGCCGGGCGATGGCGAAACTCGTCGACGAGCTGACGCCACTCGTCTGGCACGTCGCGCGCGCGAACGGGCTCGATCGCCAGATCGCCGAAGACGTCGTGCAGACGGTGTGGCTCGCCCTGTTCACCCAGCTGGACAAACTCCGCGACCCGCGCGCGCTGGCCGCCTGGCTGATCACGACCACGAGACGCGAAGCCGCCCACCCGTTCGGCCGCCGCGTCCAGCCGGTGCCGCTCAGCGACGAGGTCGCCGCGAGCATCGAAAGCACCCACCCCGCGCCCGAGGAGGAAGCCGTGCGCGCCGACAACGACCGCAGGGTCTGGCGCGCCTTCCTCCGGCTGCCCACTCGCTGTCAGGAGCTGCTCCGCCTCACCGTGCTCGCCGGCCGCGCCGAATACCAGGCCGTGGCCGAGGCGATGCGCATGCCGCGGGGCAGCATCGGACCCACCAGGGGTCGTTGCCTCGACTCGATGCGCGATCTCCTCGCAGGAGAAGGGGGTGGCCGATGA